The following coding sequences lie in one Lolium perenne isolate Kyuss_39 chromosome 2, Kyuss_2.0, whole genome shotgun sequence genomic window:
- the LOC127337266 gene encoding protein MAIN-LIKE 1-like, with product MTAAQITRSLEAYLMWLLGKTMFTDNHGNTISARYIPIAQEIAEATEAEHIIQRSWGSAVLAATYRGMCKGCQLTSHGSGIVGCPLLLQLWSWARFPIGRPENRDGSWPPDELYDAERIDMPTFGSLWTSRKRHFGHNQLRNCYPAFTEQFDLLLESDVTWEPYSEEHLHEAYPGGISNMCTRDWAYWMTKAKIIFDIFVEEMSQQRVMRQFGQRR from the exons ATGACTGCGGCCCAGATCACTCGCAGCTTGGAGGCGTACCTCATGTGGCTACTCGGGAAGACGATGTTCACGGACAATCACGGGAATACGATCAGTGCGCGGTACATCCCTATAGCTCAGGAGATAGCAGAGGCCACCGAAGCAGAGCACATCATTCAGAGGAGCTGGGGTTCTGCGGTCTTAGCCGCTACGTACCGAGGTATGTGTAAGGGTTGCCAGCTAACCTCGCATGGTTCTGGCATCGTTGGTTGTCCACTCCTGTTGCAGCTCTGGTCATGGGCGAGGTTTCCCATCGGCCGTCCTGAGAATAGAGATGGATCTTGGCCGCCAGACGAGTTGTACGACGCAGAGCGCATCGACATGCCGACGTTTGGTTCTCTATGGACATCGCGGAAG AGACATTTTGGGCATAATCAGCTAAGGAATTGCTACCCAGCATTCACAGAGCAGTTTGACCTACTACTAGAGAGCGATGTCACCTGGGAGCCATACAGTGAGGAGCACCTCCACGAGGCATACCCAGGCGGTATATCGAACATGTGTACCAGAGATTGGGCCTACTGGATGACGAAGGCGAAGATCATCTTCGATATCTTCGTGGAGGAGATGTCGCAGCAGAGGGTCATGAGACAGTTTGGACAGCGTCGGTGA
- the LOC139835098 gene encoding uncharacterized protein, which yields MEAFDLQEFEHYLRAYMPRTRLRLSQACDPVQRDPSTMWDTYPRHSTSGTRHHAAVLTAELQDDAAQYARSLSSGPLLGRYEHHASFAQRLQDKLRRIYATITCTRSSDVAEYRAAQRPPRPSLQVHQPRHAPRPRMEVPPSPRPPSPNQAGGSGWQNQQQQEPTYEYWQRAGFGMEQQFPMPNFGWRPRMDEPEGEGHMSTGSGSRSFWSSAHDQDETQQSYQDWMSSQQQTPPPDPTRYNGTSRVHASSRHRHHCSYVLAVTFSGSTATEARWREGPWSVR from the exons ATGGAGGCATTTGATCTTCAGGAATTTGAGCACTACTTGCGGGCATACATGCCTAGGACACGACTTCGTCTGAGCCAGGCGTGTGACCCAGTTCAGAGGGATCCCTCGACAATGTGGGACACCTACCCTCGTCACTCCACTTCAGGCACTCGGCATCACGCA GCCGTGTTGACGGCGGAGCTGCAAGATGACGCCGCCCAGTATGCACGCTCGCTCTCCTCCGGCCCACTTCTTGGACGGTATGAGCACCACGCCTCCTTTGCACAGCGTCTTCAGGACAAACTACGTCGTATCTACGCGACTATCACATGCACGCGATCTTCGGATGTTGCCGAGTACCGAGCAGCACAGCGGCCACCTCGTCCCTCTTTGCAGGTGCATCAGCCGCGGCACGCCCCGCGCCCACGTATGGAGGTACCGCCGAGCCCGAGGCCACCATCTCCTAACCAGGCAGGAGGTTCTGGGTGGCAAAACCAGCAGCAGCAGGAGCCTACTTACGAGTATTGGCAGCGTGCCGGTTTCGGCATGGAGCAGCAATTTCCCATGCCTAACTTCGGCTGGCGTCCCCGTATGGATGAGCCAGAGG GTGAGGGACATATGTCGACGGGGTCCGGATCACGATCCTTCTGGTCCAGTGCTCACGATCAGGACGAAACACAGCAGAGCTATCAAGACTGGATGTCAAGTCAACAGCAAACTCCACCTCCGGATCCCACGCGATACAACGGCACGAGCAGGGTACATGCTTCCTCCCGACATCGCCACCACTGTTCGTATGTACTCGCCGTCACCTTTTCAGGCTCGACCGCCACCGAGGCGAGGTGGAGGGAGGGGCCGTGGTCAGTGAGATGA
- the LOC127337267 gene encoding uncharacterized protein yields MIQKKKNSIPQAIAMDLATGAMGTLLPKLAELLNEEYRLQKGVKEGVKSLEKEMQSMHAALRKVAKVPRDQLDEQVKLWAGEEFRPVKAKAASLPPGVTAERCWCGRVAKVKQVEDFSDWFGMKFFMCASYEHDPPRSSASSSTRPPSPPPLCKWFHWIDTEQPDWAREEVEEKQRRAWATFFEEERWEKVRANEKAERERRYCKL; encoded by the exons atgattcaaaaaaaaaaaaatagtattCCACAAGCAATAGCCATGGATCTGGCAACGGGTGCCATGGGCACCCTTCTCCCGAAGCTTGCCGAGCTCCTCAACGAGGAGTACAGGCTGCAGAAGGGGGTCAAGGAAGGCGTCAAGTCTCTTGAGAAGGAGATGCAGAGCATGCACGCTGCCCTCCGCAAGGTGGCCAAGGTGCCGCGGGACCAGCTCGACGAGCAGGTCAAACTCTGGGCAGGGGAG GAGTTTAGGccggtgaaggcgaaggctgcaagtttacccccgggtgtgactgcggagcgttgttggtgcggccgtgttgctaaggttaagcaggtggaggatttctccgactggttcggcatgaaatttttcatgtgtgcgagctatgagcatgatccaccccgtagttcagcttcgtcgtccaccaggccgccG TCTCCCCCGCCCCTATGcaaatggtttcactggatagacacggagcagccggattgggcgCGCGAGGAGGTTGAGGAGAAACAGCGCCGTGCGTGGGCAACGTTCTTTGAGGAGGAGCGTTGGGAAAAGGTTCGTGCTAATGAGAAAGCAGAGCGAGAGAGGCGGTACTGCAAACTATAG